From one Psilocybe cubensis strain MGC-MH-2018 chromosome 13, whole genome shotgun sequence genomic stretch:
- a CDS encoding L-lysine 2,3-aminomutase: MSRRIESVSDAISKAPMAIRLTPHILSVIDWSDPVNDPIRRQFIPLGSELLLDHHGLKLDSLNEEHNSPVKGLVHRYPTKALFLVGANTDTVTKNSLKPTKRRWDEVFNYIENTPQLNDIVVSGGDSFYLSPEQLYDIGKRLLEIPHIRRFRFATKGLAVVPCRILDPQDTWSAALIAISDMGKKMGKAVAVHTHFNHPNEITWITRLAAQKLFENGVTVRNQTVLLRGVNDNVAVMKRLIQNLADINILPYYVYQGDMVRGVEDLRTPLSTILDLEAQIRGSISGFMTPQFIVDLPGGGGKRLASSYKDYNRITGVSTFVAPAVTGDPNTVFKYHDPVWSITSH; the protein is encoded by the exons ATGTCGCGCCGTATAGAAAGCGTCTCTGATGCGATATCCAAAGCTCCCATGGCTATTCGATTGACACCGCATATATTGAGCGTCATTGACTGGTCGGATCCTGTGAACGATCCTATTCGGCGCCAGTTTATCCCGTTAGGAAGCGAACTATTACTCGATCATCACGGGCTAAAGCTTGATTCTCTCAACGAGGAGCACAATTCACCGGTTAAAGGCTTAGTCCATAGGTATCCCACCAAAGCCCTGTTTTTAG TTGGAGCCAATACCGACACTGTGACCAAAAACTCTCTCAAACCCACAAAGCGACGCTGGGACGAAGTTTTTAACTACATAGAAAATACTCCCCAACTCAACGATATAGTGGTGTCAGGAGGCGACTCCTTCTATCTTTCGCCTGAGCAACTCTACGACATCGGAAAGCGTTTGCTTGAAATCCCACACATCAGACGATTTCGGTTTGCGACAAAGGGCCTGGCAGTTGTCCCATGTCGCATTTTGGACCCTCAGGATACCTGGAGCGCTGCTTTAATCGCAATATCTGACATGGGAAAGAAGATGGGCAAGGCGGTTGCTGTCCACACCCATTTCAACCATCCAAATGAAATTACTTGGATTACCAGGCTGGCTGCTCAAAAGCTTTTCGAGAATGGGGTCACTGTGCGCAACCAGACAGTTCTTCTACGCGGAGTCAACGATAATGTGGCGGTAATGAAGAGGCTCATACAAAATTTGGCGGATATCAACATTCTGCCC TACTACGTTTATCAAGGAGATATGGTGCGAGGTGTAGAGGACCTTCGGACGCCGCTGTCAACAATACTTGATCTTGAAGCACAGATTCGTGGAAGCATCAGTGGCTTCATGACCCCACAGTTTATTGTAGACCTTCCGGGAGGCGGTGGCAAGCGTCTGGCTTCATCTTACAAAGATTACAACAGAATCACCGGGGTGTCCACGTTTGTGGCTCCAGCTGTTACGGGGGATCCCAACACCGTCTTCAAATACCATGACCCAGTATGGAGTATTACAAGTCATTAG